The following are encoded together in the Conger conger chromosome 11, fConCon1.1, whole genome shotgun sequence genome:
- the LOC133140058 gene encoding uncharacterized protein LOC133140058 produces MQLTDCPKKKTSQSPMTNGDGTNSVKPGSWLPALEKHDIPIVVGVGISLIFIFITMAFYSLVQKNEPAPVGRAAQRNLRGHTAHPETRRTYENRAFENDVVAVTEQHPSTRTTVLLPSINSVTMVMEPSSDTSTKQDQPTLDQTTIAGPDPEPKKDSQDGDYCADGECGQCQDAYTHSSPSIRASQDEGIHTFLTLQTAESCDVPIQHSVNISHSAAPLLLSHCVSLGVTTVAVDVHYYPPHSASSTFTSAALELGDGSPLPQRQGYDQAAPKMHYVQRTCL; encoded by the exons ATGCAACTAACTGACTGCCCCAAGAAGAAGACATCACAGTCTCCCATGACGAACGGTGACGGCACCAACAG TGTGAAGCCAGGGTCATGGTTACCTGCACTGGAGAAACACGACATTCCAATTGTGGTGGGAGTGGGCATATCCCTcatcttcattttcattacCATGGCATTCTACTCTCTCGTTCAGAAGAATGAGCCAGCGCCTGTTGGACGAGCAG CACAGAGGAACTTGCGTGGACACACTGCCCATCCTGAGACAAGAAGGACATATGAAAAcag GGCATTTGAAAATGATGTGGTTGCTGTAACTGAGCAACACCCCAGTACAAGAACCACAGTCCTCCTACCATCTATCAACTCTGTAACCATGGTGATGGAGCCCTCCTCTGACACCTCAACCAAGCAGGACCAGCCAACCCTGGACCAAACAACCATAGCCGGGCCAGATCCTGAACCAAAAAAAGACTCACAG GACGGAGATTATTGTGCGGATGGGGAGTGTGGACAATGCCAGGACGCCTACACCCATTCCAGCCCCAGCATCCGGGCCAGCCAGGACGAGGGGATTCACACATTCCTGACCCTGCAGACTGCCGAATCCTGTGACGTGCCCATCCAGCACAGCGTCAACATCTCCCACAGCGCTGCACCCCTGCTGCTGTCTCACTGCGTTTCCCTGGGCGTCACCACCGTGGCTGTGGATGTGCATTACTATCCACCCCACTCAGCTTCTTCCACTTTCACTTCTGCTGCTCTGGAGCTCGGTGATGGCTCACCACTGCCTCAGAGACAGGGATATGACCAGGCGGCTCCTAAAATGCATTATG TGCAGAGGACGTGTTTGTAA